A genomic stretch from Bacillus sp. E(2018) includes:
- a CDS encoding MFS transporter, whose translation MEAKKKWDLLALASIPLVMTLGNSMLIPVLPEIGKELNISSFQVSLIITVYSIVAILLIPIAGYLSDRFGRKKVIIPSLFIAGIGGLICGWAAWQSDHAFTFILIGRFFQGVGSSGAAPVVLPLVGDMFKDEEEVSSGLGLIETSNTVGKVLSPILGAFLATIVWFLPFWLIPVFCVVSILLVLFLVKVPKKDQEKQPFKEYLKNVKKIFHNEGRWLFAIFLIGGIIMFVLFGILFYLSTILEEKYGVKGVMKGLVIAVPLLALSIASFIAGKKIKQNKIVMKWCTFISMALLGGSVFLITFTENVYFLLGALFVAGIGIGAALPSLDALITEGIEKEARGTITSIYSSMRFVGVALGPPIYAILMKQSHEIVFYTSAAVSIIGAIAAFFAIKPEKKKGGGDEGKKDQNTTQKLKPALE comes from the coding sequence ATGGAAGCAAAGAAAAAGTGGGACTTACTTGCACTCGCATCCATTCCCCTTGTGATGACGTTGGGGAATTCTATGCTCATACCCGTTTTGCCTGAAATCGGTAAAGAACTAAATATAAGCTCTTTTCAGGTTTCGTTGATCATTACGGTGTATTCGATCGTTGCGATCTTGCTAATACCAATCGCTGGATATCTGTCAGACCGTTTTGGGCGTAAAAAAGTAATCATCCCAAGTCTTTTTATAGCCGGAATCGGAGGCTTAATCTGTGGTTGGGCAGCATGGCAATCCGATCATGCATTTACTTTTATACTTATTGGAAGATTTTTTCAAGGTGTTGGTTCTTCAGGAGCTGCACCCGTCGTCCTGCCATTAGTAGGGGACATGTTTAAGGATGAAGAAGAAGTGAGTTCAGGGTTAGGGTTGATCGAAACATCCAATACTGTGGGTAAAGTATTAAGTCCTATTCTAGGAGCATTTCTTGCAACGATCGTTTGGTTTTTACCGTTTTGGCTCATCCCTGTATTTTGTGTTGTTTCCATCTTGTTAGTTTTGTTCTTAGTTAAAGTACCGAAAAAGGATCAAGAAAAGCAACCATTTAAAGAATATTTAAAAAATGTAAAGAAAATTTTCCATAACGAAGGAAGATGGCTGTTTGCCATTTTTCTAATCGGTGGCATCATCATGTTTGTTCTGTTTGGTATCTTGTTTTATCTATCGACCATATTAGAAGAGAAATATGGTGTGAAGGGTGTTATGAAAGGATTAGTAATCGCTGTACCGTTATTAGCACTTTCCATAGCCTCCTTTATTGCAGGAAAGAAGATCAAACAAAATAAAATCGTCATGAAGTGGTGCACGTTTATTTCTATGGCGCTTTTAGGCGGCTCTGTCTTTTTAATTACGTTTACAGAAAACGTCTATTTTCTATTAGGTGCACTTTTTGTGGCAGGTATAGGAATAGGTGCCGCTCTGCCAAGTTTAGATGCGTTGATCACAGAAGGAATTGAAAAAGAAGCTAGAGGGACGATCACTTCGATTTATAGTTCGATGCGATTTGTTGGTGTAGCGCTAGGACCTCCTATCTATGCGATTCTAATGAAGCAGTCACATGAGATTGTTTTTTATACTTCGGCAGCAGTGAGTATTATTGGAGCTATCGCCGCATTTTTTGCTATTAAACCTGAGAAGAAAAAAGGCGGGGGAGACGAAGGAAAGAAAGATCAGAATACGACTCAGAAATTAAAACCTGCATTAGAATAA
- a CDS encoding cyclase family protein — translation MKIYDVSLPIFDGMPVYKNKPEKQPTFNTAQNGHVTETRISMDVHTGTHVDAPLHMVPGGDTIETLPIEQLVRKAKVIDLTGSTGFISAEDLADKDIQKDDFILFKTKNSWDTEFNFEFIYVNSDAAKVLAEIGIAGVGIDALGVERAQENHPTHKQLFQNNIIIIEGLQLKEVPEGEYLMVAAPLKIRGLDASPARIVLIEQ, via the coding sequence ATGAAAATATATGACGTATCGTTGCCGATTTTCGATGGAATGCCAGTCTATAAGAACAAACCTGAAAAACAGCCAACGTTCAATACAGCACAGAATGGTCATGTAACAGAAACACGTATCTCAATGGATGTTCATACCGGAACACATGTCGACGCTCCACTGCACATGGTTCCTGGCGGTGATACGATTGAAACTCTTCCGATCGAGCAATTGGTTCGTAAAGCGAAAGTAATCGATCTAACAGGTTCTACAGGTTTTATTTCAGCTGAAGATTTGGCTGATAAAGATATTCAAAAAGATGATTTCATCTTATTTAAAACGAAGAATTCTTGGGATACCGAGTTCAATTTTGAATTTATCTATGTCAACAGTGATGCAGCTAAAGTGCTGGCTGAAATCGGTATAGCAGGTGTTGGAATAGACGCATTAGGGGTAGAGAGAGCACAAGAAAATCACCCTACTCACAAACAGCTTTTTCAAAATAACATCATCATTATTGAAGGACTTCAATTAAAAGAAGTTCCTGAGGGCGAATATTTAATGGTGGCGGCTCCTCTAAAGATAAGAGGTCTTGATGCATCACCTGCAAGAATCGTACTTATTGAACAATAA
- a CDS encoding aminotransferase A, with the protein MEHLLNNRAKDIQISGIRKFFNEVTQFPNAISLTLGQPDFPTPMHVKEAAIRAIHNNQTVYSHNAGYLELREAASSFLQEKYALTYDPASEIIVTAGASEAIDITLRTILSEGDDVLLPAPIYPGYEPVITLCGANTIYIDTTQTGFKVTPELIEKHITKKTKAIIIPSPSNPTGIVLEDHDLQALAHYFSNKEIFVISDEIYSELKYEGEHRSIANYEGMREKTFVINGLSKSHSMTGWRIGLLFGPSNLMQHVLKVHQYNVTCASTISQAAAIRALTEGKNDSLDMRNAYKERLDYCYDRLYEMGLTFEKPNGAFYLFVSIKKYGLSSYDFALKLLQEQEVAVVPGDAFTVIGEGYVRISYAASLEQLKKGMDGIENFINSLT; encoded by the coding sequence GTGGAACATTTATTAAACAACAGAGCAAAAGACATACAAATCTCAGGCATTCGAAAATTCTTTAATGAAGTGACTCAGTTCCCAAACGCGATCTCTTTAACTTTAGGACAACCTGACTTTCCAACCCCTATGCATGTAAAAGAAGCTGCCATAAGAGCGATACATAATAATCAAACGGTATATTCTCATAACGCAGGATACTTAGAACTTAGAGAAGCAGCATCTTCTTTCCTGCAAGAAAAATATGCTCTTACTTATGATCCGGCTTCAGAAATTATCGTAACAGCTGGAGCCAGTGAAGCCATCGATATCACATTGCGAACCATTCTAAGTGAAGGCGATGATGTGCTTCTTCCTGCTCCCATCTATCCTGGTTATGAACCCGTAATTACTCTTTGCGGTGCGAATACTATCTATATTGATACAACACAAACAGGTTTTAAGGTGACGCCCGAACTAATCGAAAAACATATAACAAAAAAGACGAAAGCCATCATCATTCCCTCTCCTTCTAATCCGACAGGTATTGTTTTAGAGGATCATGATTTACAGGCTCTTGCTCACTATTTTTCTAATAAAGAAATCTTTGTAATATCTGATGAGATCTATAGCGAACTAAAATACGAGGGTGAACATCGATCGATCGCGAACTATGAAGGCATGCGGGAAAAAACATTTGTTATCAACGGACTTTCAAAGTCACACAGCATGACCGGTTGGAGAATCGGGTTGCTTTTCGGACCAAGTAATCTCATGCAGCATGTTTTGAAAGTTCATCAGTATAATGTCACATGTGCTTCAACCATTTCTCAAGCCGCTGCGATCCGGGCATTAACGGAAGGCAAAAATGATTCGTTAGATATGCGTAACGCTTACAAAGAACGGTTAGATTATTGTTACGATCGACTTTACGAGATGGGATTAACGTTCGAAAAACCAAATGGGGCATTTTATCTCTTTGTTTCGATAAAAAAATATGGACTCTCCTCTTATGATTTTGCTTTAAAGCTTTTACAAGAACAAGAAGTGGCTGTAGTACCAGGTGATGCTTTTACAGTTATCGGAGAAGGATATGTACGAATCTCCTATGCGGCTTCGCTAGAACAGTTAAAAAAAGGTATGGATGGTATAGAAAACTTTATAAATTCCCTTACGTAA
- a CDS encoding UDP-N-acetylmuramoyl-L-alanyl-D-glutamate--2,6-diaminopimelate ligase, with protein MKLKALLSHLSIRSTIEDDLEITGITSHSKKVKPGNLFFAISGVQADGHQYIQEAFENGAAAVIGEYDENIGPGVYIYAEETKRLLSLAASYFYEEPYKKHKMTGITGTNGKTTTSFLLQHILHVHGMTSALLGTVYHYINAEIVKSSHTTPDPVTLQKMLLESNDDVVVMEVSSHGIEQNRIDGITYDQAIFLNLTHDHLDYHGTMESYFLCKSKLFSYLKNKGTAIICSEGDYGKRLRDELRSKNDLQIWTYGKRKSDDFYIEDVGIDSFNLVHETLQVTVSLPLPGEYNALNTTAAIAAALDYGIPIKNSVEYLKSFGGIPGRFEETTLHNGTEVIVDYAHTPDGISQVLEAASKKAGDRPLYHVFGFRGNRDLTKRTDMIKISLEYSTKTILTVDDLNGIDRDQLLQETKEAIPRSSHQPVIIGDRTDAIFFALKEAPANSVVIITGKGPEKYKESYNHPSTSDLASVELYQTLNKPTFI; from the coding sequence GTGAAGTTAAAAGCTTTATTAAGTCACTTATCTATACGATCTACCATTGAGGATGACCTTGAGATCACAGGTATTACATCCCACTCTAAGAAAGTTAAGCCCGGAAACTTGTTTTTTGCGATCTCAGGTGTTCAAGCTGATGGACATCAGTACATACAAGAAGCATTCGAAAATGGTGCAGCAGCAGTGATCGGTGAATATGATGAGAACATCGGTCCTGGTGTTTATATATACGCTGAAGAAACGAAGCGTTTATTAAGTCTGGCTGCTTCCTACTTTTATGAAGAGCCCTATAAGAAACATAAGATGACGGGTATTACAGGAACGAACGGAAAAACAACAACATCCTTTTTATTACAGCATATCCTCCATGTTCACGGTATGACTTCCGCTCTTCTCGGTACGGTATATCATTATATCAATGCTGAAATTGTGAAAAGTTCTCACACTACACCAGATCCTGTTACTCTACAGAAGATGCTCTTAGAAAGTAATGATGATGTAGTTGTTATGGAAGTGAGTTCACATGGGATCGAACAGAATAGGATTGATGGGATTACGTATGATCAAGCGATCTTTCTCAATTTGACTCACGATCATCTTGATTATCATGGAACGATGGAATCATATTTCCTCTGTAAATCTAAATTGTTTTCATATTTGAAGAATAAAGGAACGGCCATCATCTGCAGTGAAGGTGATTATGGCAAGCGGTTACGGGATGAACTGCGGTCAAAAAATGACTTACAGATCTGGACCTATGGTAAACGAAAGTCTGATGATTTTTATATTGAAGACGTCGGAATAGATTCTTTTAACCTTGTGCATGAAACACTACAGGTAACCGTTTCGTTACCATTACCAGGAGAATATAACGCCCTTAACACGACTGCTGCGATCGCCGCTGCTTTAGATTATGGAATTCCTATAAAAAACTCTGTTGAATATCTAAAAAGCTTCGGTGGAATTCCTGGTCGCTTTGAAGAGACCACACTTCATAACGGGACAGAAGTGATCGTGGATTATGCGCATACTCCTGATGGTATCTCTCAAGTGCTTGAAGCAGCGAGTAAAAAAGCAGGAGATCGTCCTCTTTATCATGTATTTGGATTTAGAGGAAACAGAGATCTAACAAAACGAACTGATATGATTAAGATCTCTTTAGAATACAGTACGAAGACTATCTTAACGGTAGATGATTTGAACGGTATAGATCGTGATCAACTTCTTCAAGAAACAAAAGAAGCGATCCCTAGATCTTCTCACCAACCTGTAATCATAGGAGATCGGACTGATGCTATATTCTTTGCTCTAAAAGAAGCTCCAGCAAACTCAGTAGTAATCATTACGGGTAAAGGACCAGAAAAGTATAAAGAATCATACAATCACCCTTCAACCTCTGATCTTGCTTCTGTAGAGCTGTATCAGACTCTAAACAAACCGACTTTCATATAA
- the zwf gene encoding glucose-6-phosphate dehydrogenase encodes MIHSIPNASIVLFGATGDLAHRKLFPALYQLYQKGHMKENFSVVGVSRKEFSHEEFQAEVASAIHEHAQGADRQIVEKFASHFYYLKMDVTSEASYHELEELLNVLDRDYQTNGNRLYYLAMAPKFFGTIPTFLKSEGITNTEGWQRIVIEKPFGNDLPSATKLNEEIQQSFNENDIYRIDHYLGKEMVQNIQVIRFGNAIFESIWNNKYIDSVQITSSETLGVEDRAGYYEKSGALLDMVQNHMLQMVMMVAMEPPGELKPEHIRDEKVKVLRSLRFFSEEEVKKNVIRGQYSEGTMNGNQVPAYLNEENVDPKSQTETFVAAKLFIDNFRWTGVPFYIRTGKRMAVKSTEIVIQFKQGPMALYHANTESYLPNLLRIHVQPDEGVSLTLNAKPKGDTPDLLPIDMTYNNKNTAEMNSPEAYEKLLHDCLLGNSTYFTRWDEVALSWDFIDRITKSWQDGTGSKLTHYPSGSMGPEEANELLKADGHSWWEPTKVREEC; translated from the coding sequence ATGATACATAGTATTCCTAACGCATCCATCGTATTGTTTGGAGCGACTGGTGACCTTGCTCACAGAAAACTTTTCCCCGCTCTTTATCAATTGTATCAAAAGGGACATATGAAAGAGAACTTTTCTGTTGTAGGTGTTTCAAGAAAAGAATTCTCTCATGAAGAGTTTCAAGCTGAAGTTGCGTCTGCTATTCATGAACATGCACAAGGTGCAGATCGCCAAATCGTAGAAAAGTTTGCTTCCCACTTTTATTATCTTAAGATGGATGTAACGAGTGAAGCAAGCTACCATGAGTTAGAAGAGCTTTTAAACGTACTCGACAGAGATTATCAAACGAATGGTAATCGCCTGTATTATCTTGCGATGGCTCCTAAGTTCTTCGGAACGATTCCTACTTTCTTAAAATCAGAAGGAATCACAAACACGGAAGGATGGCAACGAATCGTCATTGAAAAACCATTCGGTAATGACTTGCCTTCTGCAACGAAATTAAATGAAGAGATTCAACAAAGTTTCAACGAGAATGATATTTACCGCATCGATCACTATCTTGGAAAAGAGATGGTTCAGAATATCCAAGTGATCCGTTTTGGAAATGCCATCTTTGAATCCATCTGGAACAATAAATATATTGACTCTGTTCAGATCACATCAAGTGAAACTTTAGGTGTTGAAGACCGAGCAGGTTATTATGAAAAATCAGGTGCTCTTCTTGATATGGTACAAAACCATATGCTTCAAATGGTCATGATGGTGGCAATGGAACCTCCTGGTGAATTAAAACCCGAACACATTCGAGACGAGAAAGTTAAAGTTCTGCGCTCACTACGCTTCTTTTCAGAAGAAGAAGTGAAGAAGAATGTGATTCGTGGACAATATTCAGAAGGAACGATGAACGGGAATCAAGTTCCTGCATATCTGAACGAAGAAAACGTAGATCCAAAGTCTCAAACAGAAACGTTTGTGGCAGCTAAGCTGTTTATCGATAATTTCCGCTGGACAGGCGTTCCTTTCTATATCCGTACAGGTAAACGTATGGCTGTAAAATCTACAGAGATCGTTATTCAATTCAAACAAGGTCCGATGGCGCTCTATCATGCGAACACAGAGAGCTACCTGCCTAACTTGTTAAGAATACATGTTCAACCAGATGAAGGCGTTAGTCTAACTCTTAATGCAAAACCTAAAGGCGACACACCTGATCTCTTGCCGATTGATATGACTTATAACAATAAGAATACAGCAGAGATGAACTCACCTGAAGCTTACGAAAAGTTATTGCACGATTGTCTTCTAGGTAACTCTACTTATTTCACGCGTTGGGATGAAGTGGCACTCAGCTGGGACTTTATTGACCGCATCACGAAATCTTGGCAAGACGGAACAGGTTCTAAACTCACACACTATCCATCAGGAAGCATGGGGCCTGAAGAAGCAAACGAACTATTAAAAGCAGACGGACATTCTTGGTGGGAACCTACAAAAGTAAGAGAGGAATGTTAA
- a CDS encoding PHP domain-containing protein — MKQSDLHTHTTASDGTYTPSENIRRAVEKGLGAIAITDHDTVNGIDEAILEANRHEGFVVVPGVEISTLYKGQDIHVLGYFVDYKDESFLKALRSLTSVRDKRNKMILQNLNNLGIPVKESELEAKRHGKGNVGRGHIAEILMEKGIVNSLPEAFEKYIGKGKAAYASTERISPIEAIHLIKNAKGVPVLAHPGIYGADELIPILSEHGLIGLEYNHPDHTEEQVAFYEDLAHKHSLIKTAGSDFHGFRNGEVFHGDIGSCSVPISTLKELRSFSK, encoded by the coding sequence ATGAAACAAAGCGATTTACATACCCATACTACAGCCTCTGACGGGACCTATACTCCTTCTGAAAATATTAGAAGAGCGGTTGAAAAAGGTCTCGGAGCGATCGCGATCACCGATCACGATACAGTGAATGGAATTGACGAAGCCATATTAGAAGCTAACCGTCATGAAGGTTTTGTTGTTGTTCCAGGTGTCGAGATAAGTACCTTGTATAAGGGCCAAGACATTCATGTATTAGGTTATTTTGTAGATTATAAAGACGAAAGTTTTTTAAAAGCATTAAGAAGCCTTACTTCTGTTAGAGATAAAAGAAATAAGATGATCCTTCAAAATTTGAACAACTTAGGAATTCCAGTGAAGGAATCGGAATTAGAAGCGAAAAGACATGGCAAAGGAAATGTAGGAAGAGGGCACATTGCAGAGATTTTAATGGAAAAAGGAATCGTGAATTCACTCCCAGAAGCATTTGAAAAGTATATAGGAAAAGGGAAGGCGGCTTATGCTTCAACAGAACGCATCTCTCCAATAGAAGCGATTCATTTGATCAAGAATGCAAAAGGCGTACCTGTACTAGCTCATCCAGGCATTTACGGAGCAGATGAACTTATTCCGATCCTAAGTGAGCACGGCTTGATCGGACTTGAGTATAACCATCCAGATCACACAGAGGAACAAGTAGCATTTTATGAGGATTTAGCTCATAAACACTCACTAATTAAAACAGCAGGAAGTGATTTTCATGGCTTTCGTAACGGTGAAGTTTTCCATGGAGACATAGGCAGCTGTTCAGTCCCGATCAGCACCTTAAAGGAATTGAGAAGTTTTAGTAAATAA
- a CDS encoding sulfurtransferase codes for MSNFVSSEWVNQKVNSADIVIFDCRFSLAEPQKGYELYKTDHIEGAIYVNLEQHLSSTVSTHGGRHPLPSVNILSQFFSRCGVDKEKIVVAYDDQSGSMAARLWWILKYLGHDNVYVMQGGYTHYKEKGYGISSKMPIEKPGHFTPKVRDEMLKNKEDVLREMDNEDTLLVDAREFKRYTGEIEPIDHKGGHIPHALNIPWESHMQKPGWWKSRQDLQSMYSEMNEKKPVIVYCGSGVTACVNLLAMDEAGITNKALYAGSWSDWISYVENPIMKKATN; via the coding sequence ATGTCGAATTTCGTAAGTTCTGAATGGGTAAACCAAAAAGTGAACAGTGCTGATATCGTGATCTTTGATTGCAGGTTCTCATTAGCTGAACCCCAAAAAGGGTATGAACTGTATAAGACCGATCACATCGAAGGTGCTATTTATGTGAATCTTGAGCAACATCTCTCAAGCACCGTTTCAACCCATGGTGGTCGTCATCCATTACCTTCCGTAAACATACTATCACAATTTTTTAGCCGTTGCGGTGTTGATAAAGAAAAAATTGTAGTCGCCTATGATGATCAATCTGGCAGCATGGCTGCAAGACTCTGGTGGATCTTGAAATACTTGGGACATGATAACGTTTATGTCATGCAAGGCGGCTATACACACTATAAAGAAAAAGGATATGGTATCTCAAGTAAAATGCCTATTGAAAAACCCGGACATTTTACTCCAAAAGTTAGAGATGAAATGTTGAAAAACAAAGAAGACGTATTACGTGAAATGGACAATGAGGATACACTTTTAGTTGATGCCCGAGAATTTAAACGATATACAGGAGAGATCGAGCCTATCGATCATAAGGGTGGTCATATCCCTCATGCGCTAAACATCCCTTGGGAAAGTCATATGCAAAAACCCGGCTGGTGGAAAAGCCGACAAGATCTACAAAGTATGTATAGCGAGATGAATGAAAAGAAACCCGTTATTGTGTATTGCGGATCTGGTGTAACGGCATGTGTAAACCTATTGGCTATGGATGAAGCGGGTATAACGAACAAAGCTTTATATGCTGGTAGCTGGAGTGATTGGATCAGCTATGTTGAAAACCCAATAATGAAAAAAGCTACGAATTAA